A window of Companilactobacillus allii genomic DNA:
CAGGTTGTTTTAAGTAAACGTCCAAAAGATTCTGTGGAAGCACTGATTCCTACTAACTGTCCATATTGTGATTCAAAGTTGATACATTTGGAAGACGAAGTGGCACTACGTTGTATCAATCCAAAGTGTCCAGCTCAAGTAAAAGAACAATTGACACATTTTGCTTCACGAAATGCGATGAATATTGATGGTTTAGGTCCCAAAATCATAGAACAGTTGTATACTAAAAGCTTGATTAAAGATGTTGCTGATTTATATAAATTGACAGCCAATGATTTAGCAACATTGGATGGTTTTAAAGAGAAGTCCATCAATAATCTGTTGAGTGCCATTGATAATTCCAAGGCAAACTCTGTCGAGAGATTAATATTTGGTTTAGGAATTCGTCATGTTGGTGCAAAAGCTGGTAGAATTCTTGCTGAGAACTTTTTGAACTTAGATAATTTAATGAATGCAACTAAAGAAGAGATTCTAGAGGTTAATACTATGGGCGGAATTATTGCTGATAGTATTATCATGTATTTTGCAAATGATGATGTTAAAAAACTGATCAATGAGTTGAAATTAGTTAATCTCAATATGGAATTTATTGGTAGTTCCAATTCTAATGAAACAAATCAGCATTTTACTGATAAAATAGTTGTTATAACCGGAACATTACAGAATTATAAACGCTCAGAATTATCTGACTTATTAGAAAGTTTGGGTGCCAAGGTTACAGGTTCAGTCACAAAGAAAACTGATATCTTAATTGCTGGTGAGAAATCTGGTAGTAAGTTGACTAAGGCCCAACAATTAGGAACGCAGATTATTGATGAAGCAACATTATCTGATTATTTGGATAATGCGGAGGATTAGGAGAAAAGTTTTGAAAAAATTCATAAAAGCTACAGCGCTAGTAATAATGTGCTCACTTCTTTTAACTGCTTGTGGTAATTTACAAGATTCAGGATTGTCATCTGGAGGCAGTGATAGCAGCAGTAAGAGTACTGTTCAAACAGCAAGTTCATCGGATACAAGTTCTTATGATGTCTTGATGAGCAATGGTAAGTATAAAACAAGTGCAATTTCTGGAATAACAGCTTCTGATAACAGCAACACTTTCAATAGTCGTAGTTTTGAAAGCGGACTTTTGAATTTGTCGAAGCAACAATTCTCAACTAATTCATATGTTTTCCAAGAAGGACAGGTCTTGTCTGCAGCTACTGTTACTGATTGGTTAGGACGTAAGTCTAAGAAGAATCCAACTGGATTGAACCCTGCTTCAAATGGTTCAAAGAGTGAGACAAAGAGAGCACCTATGTATTTCCAACAAATGCTTGAAGAAGACTATCTTCAAAAACAAGATGGTAAGTACAAGTTAGCTGGTATATCAATCGGTATTGCTATGAATAAGATTGATTATTATCAAAAGAAGCAATATGGTGCAACTTATCAAACAACTATTACCAGAGAAGAACAAAAGACTGAAGGCCAACGTGTTGCTAAAGAAGTAGTTAAACGACTACGTAAGAGAAGTAATGTTGGAAATATCCCAATTACCGTTGGACTTTATTCAGTAGCACCTGAAGATACTTTGGTTGGTGGAACGTATTTCCAATACTCAGTAAGTAAGAGTGGAGATCTTGGTAATTTTAAGGATCTAGGCTATAAGAATCAAGTATTGCCAGTGGTAAACGATGAAACTGCGATCAATAGTGGAGATTCGGATTCATTTAGTAATTTCAAGGATAATATCCAAGATTACTTCCCTAACTTGTCTGGTGTTACAGCACAAGCTCATTATGATGGGACAACTTTGAAGTCAATGGATATTACGATCAATACTCAATTTGATGGATTAGCACAAGTAACTAGTTTTACGCAGTTTGTACAACAAAGTGCTTCTAAATACTTACCAACCAATGTAGATTTGGATATCAATATTCAAACTGTAGATAGCCAACAAGCCGTTGTTACACGTACTAATAATAAATTTTATACACATGTTTTAGATGCGGATTAATAAGCCTTAAAGGAGAATTTTAATGATTTCAAAAAGTGAAACGCTACACGTAGCTGAATTAGCAAACCTGAAATTAAAAGATGACGAAGTTGATAGTTTTGTAAGTCAACTTGGTAAGATCGTTGATATGGAAAGTAACTTGGCTTCTGTTGATACAGAAGGTGTGAAACCTACTTATAACATGGGAGACACAAGCACGACATTCCGTGAAGATAAGGGAATTCGTACCCAAACTAGAGAGCAAATGTTTGAGAATGTTCCTGAATCAGAAGATAACTTGATCAAAGTACCTACAATTGTTGAAAAGGAGGAAGATGAATAGTGAATTATTTAAATGAAACTATTGATTCTTTGCACAAGAAGTTAGCTAATAAAGAATTAACTTCCAAAGAATTAACGGATCAAACAATAGATGGAATCAAAGATAAAGAAAAAGATATCGCAGCCTTTATTACAGTCAATGATTCAGCTAGTAAAATTGCTGAAGGAATTGATAAGGATGGCATCAAGAATTCTTTGTCAGGTATCCCAATTGCAATTAAGGATAATATTGTAAGTAATGGTATTAAGACCACTGCAGCAAGTAAGATTCTCTATAACTTCATGCCTGTATATAGTGCAACAGTTCTAGAAAAACTAGAAGCTAGTGGTGCCATCAATATTGGTAAAACAAACATGGATGAATTCGCTATGGGTTCATCAACTGAGACATCTTTCTTTGGTGATACACATAATCCTTGGAATTTAGATAAAGTACCTGGTGGTTCGTCAGGTGGTTCTGCAGCCGCAGTTGCTTCAGGTGAAGTCATTGCTGCACTTGGAACAGATACTGGTGGTTCAATCAGACAACCTGCATCATTTAATGGTATTTTCGGAATCAAGCCAACATATGGTCGTGTATCTCGCTGGGGTGTTATCGCCTTTGCATCAAGTCTTGATCAAGTAGGTGTTATGTCTAAGCGTGTTGAAGATTCAGCAGAAGTTTTATCAACGATTGCTGGTCATGATGAACACGATAGTACTAGTTCTGAAAAAGAAGTTCCTGATTACCGTGCTGATCTAAACAAAGATATGACTGGTGTAAGAATTGCTGTTCCTAAGGAATTCTGGCATGAAGGAACAAATCCTGAAGTTATCAAAAAAGTTAATGAAGCAATTGAAACATATAAAAAACTCGGTGCAAGTGTTGATGAAGTGAGTCTTCCAGCATTGAAACACGCCGTTGAAGTTTATTATGTTTTGGCTTCAAGTGAGGCATCATCTAACCTACAAAGATACGATGGTGTTCGTTATGGATTCCGTGCTAAAGATGTTAAAAATATCAAAGACTTGTTTGTTAATTCAAGATCTGAAGGATTTGGTACTGAAGTTAAACGTCGTATTATGTTAGGTACATTCTCACTTTCTGCAGGAGCATATGATGCTTACTTTAAGAAGGCTGCTCAAGTAAGAACACTCTTCATTGAAGAAATGAGTAAAGTACTAGAAGACCACGACTTGATCATGGGACCTTCAACTACATCGACTGCTTTCAAGATCGGTGATAAGATCGATGATCCTCTAGCAATGTACATGAATGATATTTTGACTATTCCTGCTAACTTAGCTGGATTACCAGCTGCATCAGTACCAGCCGGATTAGCTGAAGGTATGCCAGTTGGACTACAAATAATGGCCAAACCATTCAATGAACAAGCTATTTTTAACGCTGCATATGCATTACAAGAAGAAAATAAATTCTATGAACAAATACCAACTGCATTAAAGGGGGAAGACTAATGAATTTTGAAACTACTATCGGTCTGGAAGTTCACGTTGAGCTTAAGACAAAGTCAAAAATGTTTAGTCCTTCGCCAGTTGCTTATGGTGCTGAATCAAATATTAATACCAATGTTATTGATTTTGGTTTTCCAGGAACATTACCAACTGTAAATAAAGAAGGATATAGATTAGGTATTATGGTTGCTTTAGCTTTGAATGCACAAGTTGAAAACCATACACACTTTGATCGTAAAAACTATTTCTACCCAGATAATCCTAAGGCATATCAATTAACTCAAAGTGATAAGCCACTTGCACATGATGGATATATTGAAATAAATGTTGACGGCAAGAAGAAAAAAATCGGAATTGCGGAACTTCATGTTGAAGAAGATGCTGGTAAAAATACTCACGGAACAGACGGCTATTCATATGTCGATCTTAACCGTCAAGGAACACCACTTATCGAAATCGTTTCAAGAGCTGACATGCATTCACCTGAGGAAGCATATCAATATCTAGAAAAGCTTCGTCAAATCGTTCAATTTACTGGTGCTTCTGACGTTAAGATGGAAGAAGGTTCAATGCGTGTTGATACTAATATTTCTATCACACCAGTTGGATCAGATACATATGGTACTAAAGTTGAGTTGAAGAACTTGAACTCATTTAATTATGTAAAACTAGGTTTAGCATACGAAGAAAAACGTCAAGCTGCTGTATTAAAAAACGGTGGAAAAATTGAACAAGAAACAAGACGTTTTGATGAGAAGTCTGGAGAAACAGTCTTGATGCGTGTTAAATCTGGTGCTGATGACTATCGTTATTTCCCAGAACCAGATCTACCTGATTTTGAAATCAAACCAGAATGGGTCGAAGAAATTGAGGCTACATTACCAGAACCTGCTCAAGAACGTAGAGAACGTTATATTAAGGATCTTGGAATTCCTGAATATGATGCTGGTGTTATAACAGATACTAAGGAAATGTCAGATTTCTTTGATGACGCCGTAAGTTTCGGCGCAAATCCAAAATTAATTTCTAACTGGTTAATGGGCGAAGTGAACGCTTATTTGAACGAAAAGAGAGTTGGATTGCTTGATACTAAGTTGACACCAGAGCACTTATCAACGATGATTAAGTTAATTTCTGATGGAACTATTTCTTCTAAGATTGCTAAAAAAGTCTTCCAAGAAACTATTAGTAATGGAACAGAGCCTGAAGGATGGGTTAAAGAAAAGGGAATGGTTCAAGAATCAGACCCAGCAGTATTGAAGCCAATGATTATGGGTATTTTAGATAATAACCAACAATCGATCGATGACTTTAAGAATGGTAAGGATCGTGCCGTCGGTTTCTTAATTGGACAAATTATGAAGCAAACACATGGTCAAGCTAACCCTAAAGTTGTTAATAAGATCCTAATGGCCGAGCTAAACAATCGTTAGTGAGGAGAACTTTATGCGTGCAAGGTTGATATATAATCCTAGCTCAGGACATGAAACGCTGAGAAATAATGTAGGGGATATTTTAAATATCATTGAGAAAGCCGGCTATGAAGCCAGTGCTTTTCGTACTACTCCAAAAGATAATTCTGCTCAGGATGAAGCTAACCGTGTGGCCAAGGAAGGCTTTGATTTGATCATTGCTGCTGGTGGTGACGGAACCATTAATGAGGTTGTTAATGGAATATCTGGATTAGAGAAACGTCCAGAATTAGCAATAATCCCTGCTGGTACAACAAATGACTATGCTCGTGCATTAAAGATTCCACGTGATGATGTTGTTGAGGCCGCTAAGGTTATCTTGAAGGGTCAAAAAATGCCGATTGATGTCGGTAAAGCTGGTAAGAATTATTTTATAAATATCGCCGGTGGTGGTTCGATGACCGAATTAACTTATGAAGTACCATCAGCTTATAAGTCAATTCTTGGTTACTTAGCTTATCTAGTTAAGGGGGCAGAGATGCTTCCTAGAATCAGTCCTATCGATATGCATATCGAATATGACGAAGGTGTATTTGATGGTAAAGCCACTATGTTCTTAATTGGATTAACTAATTCAATTGGTGGTATGGAACAGATTGCTCCTAACTCAGTTATTGGTGATGGAACTTTTTCACTGATCATTGTCAAGGAGACCAATCTACGAGACTTGGTACATTTGATTGCTTTGGTTTTAAATGGTGGACGTCACGTTTATAACCCTAAGATCATTTATACTAAGACTAAGAATCTCAGTGTCAAAGCCAATGATGATAATCGCATCATGGTTAATCTTGATGGTGAATATGGTGGGGATGCACCTATGGAATTTACTAACTTACATAGACATTTGAATGTTTATGCAAACGTTGATTCAATTCCACTAAAGGCATTAGATATTCCAACCCTTGCCGAAAAAGATGCCGGTGAAAAGATTATTGAAGAAGAAAAAAAATTAGACGAATAATTGCTAAAAGGGCGGCTTAAAATTATTGACAGCTACCCTTTTTTGGCGTAAAGGATGAAATATGGAAAAACCAAATATTAATAAGAACGACAGACTAGAATTAACTATTCAAGACTTATCATACGAGGGTAAGGGTGTTGCTAAAGTTGATGATTTTACCTTGTTTGTTGATAATGCATTACCAGGCGAAGTTGTTAACGCCGTTATTTTAAAGGTCGGTAAGAGCTATGGATTTGCCAAGGCACTTGATATTATCAAGAAGTCTCCAAACCGTGTAGAAGATATTGATAATGTCTATGTAAGAACTGGAATCGCCCCTTTGAGCCATTTGAAGTATTCAGAACAATTGAAATTCAAGCAAAAACAAATCCAAGTAGACTTTGAAAAAGCCGGATTAGATATTGATGTTAACGAAACACTTGGCATGGATGATCCATTCCATTATCGTAATAAAGCACAAGTACCAGTACGCCAAATTGACGGACAATTAACATCAGGCTTTTATCGTAGGCACTCACATGATTTGATTCCTATGGATAACTTCTTGATTCAGGATGAAAAAATCGATGCTGAAATCACGCGTGTTCGTGATATTTTACGTAAGTACAAAGTTAGAGGATTTGATGAAGCAAAGAACAAGGGGCAAATTCGTACAATTATGGTTCGTCGTGCATATTACACAAATGAAATGATGGTTGTTCTAGTTTCACGTGTTCGCGATGTGTCACATTATAAGGCTATTGCAGAAGAGATAATGGCAAACAAAGAAGTTAAGTCATTGTACTTAAATATCAACTCAAAGGTAACTAATGTAATCTTGGGTAGAGATATGTTGCTTCTTGCTGGTAGTCCTTATATTGACGATGAGATTCTTGGTCATACATACAGAATCTCACCACGCTCTTTCTACCAAGTTAACCCTACACAGACACAACGTTTGTACAAGTTAGCAGTTGATAAGGCTGAATTAACTGGCAAAGAGATTGTTGTGGATGCTTACTCTGGTATCGGAACGATCGGATTGTCACTAGCTGATAAGGCAAAGCAAGTTACAGGTATTGAAATGGTAGCTGACGCTGTTAAAGATGCTAAACAAAATGCTGAAATCAATGATATTAAGAATGCTGACTTCATTGTTGGTAAGACTGAATCAGTCTTGAATGATTGGGCTAAGGATAAGAAGAAAGTTGATGTATTGATGGTCGATCCACCTCGTAAGGGATTGGACAATTCATTGATTGAATCAATCAATAATATTAAACCAAAGAAAATTGTCTATATTAGTTGTAACCCTGCTACTTTAGCAAGAGACTTGAAGTTGTTGAGTGATACATACGAAATTGGGGATGCTACTCCAGTTGATATGTTCCCAATGACAAATCATATAGAATCTGTAACAAAATTAACTAGAAAATGATCAATAGTGAGATTAAGGCGATATGTCCTTGACCTCACTATTTTTTTACGTCAAAATGTAGTTATGAGTTAATCCTGAGGGGGGTTACTATTTTGGGTCGTACGTTTATAGCAGTAGGAATGTTGATTATTGCATTCTGGCAATTATTTGCTTCGATTGGGTATTTTACTGTACCTAAGAAAAGCGTTTCCACAAAAATATCTATATTTGATGTTCTAGCATCTTGGTTCGGATTTGTTGGCGGATCAATGTTTGTTGGTGCCATTTTGATGCTCATGGAAGTATTTTGATTTGCGTTTGATGTAAGCGCTTAACTAAAAGGCAAATAAAAAAGGAAGCCTAAACTTCCTGATTTTGTAGCACGATAAGAGTCATCATAATGTAGTTGTTGACTATTTTGGTATCCATAAATAAATTAGATGAATTATCAGTAATATTTGAGACATTAGCTAGACCGTATCCTTGATGGTCACTTTTAGTTGAATATCCAGTTTTGAATATCTGATTAATATTGATTGCATCAGCCAATTGATTAGCAATAGTTATTTCAATAGTCTCTGAAGATTTCATGAAGGCACAGGTGAAGTCTTTTTTGTCGATAGTTTGTACGTATTCGATAGCATTATCAATGAGTATACCAACAATACGAATGATAGAAAGGTCATTTTCCTTAATTTCATAATCAGAATCGTTTAACTCAAAGTGGATATTGATTCCTTTGGACTTAGCAATGAAAAACTTTTGCGTTAAAAGACTTTGTAGCGGTTTGCTTTTGATGCTTTGTAATTCTCGCAATTTACTAGTTTGGACTATTTTAAAATTGGACTGTTGATTCATTAATTCATGGTAATATCGTTTTATTTCCTCTGAACTTTGACCATCGACAACTTGTCCCAATGAAAGTAGGATGTTTTGGAAGTCATGTTTGAACTTTCTTAGTTCTTCATACTGTTGTTGAGATCCAGTTAAATAATCATCTAATTCTTTGATTCTTTCGGTAGCCTCAACTGCTTCTTTTCGCATTGTATATGATTGGATCGCAATGATGGTTTGCAAATAGGTGAACATTGTCATAAAGGTGAATGACAAGATCATGCTCATTTTAATTAAGGGGGTTACCTTTTGAATATCACTGATAATAAGGATAGTCATGAATATCAACAATAATATAAATAACGATATAAAGATTCTTTTGCCCAATTGATAACGTAAGATATCATTTTGTATCTGCATTATTTGTCGATCCAAGATATTGACGATTGAAACTAGTATGAATACAAGGATCAGATTTATAACTAAGACTAACGGCAAGGTGGTATTTTGAAATTGACCTAAGTATATATCCCAATATCTGATGTGGAAGTAAACGATGAGGCTGATAATGTAGTTACTTAGATTGAATAATATCAGTTGAATATTCATTGCTAATACAATGATGATTCCCTCGTTATAATTAAGACTATGTGGCTTATTTCTAAATATGTGAATAGCAATTAGAAATAATACAAATAATAATAAGAACAAAGCATTCACGTAAAGCCCCAATAAAGCAAAGGCAAATGATAGGAAAAAGTCGTTAATTAAATAATAGTATTTGAACTTTTTAATGAAAAAATGGAGTAATTGTAACGTTACAAACAAAATGAAAAAGTTCTCTATTAGTTCTAAGTTGGTTTTGATATATGGCATAAGATTTAAATGCTAGACCTATTTCTTTCCTATGATTTTAGTAAATAGTTCGAACGTAACTAAATTATTGTAGGGATATTTTACAACTAAAACAAGATATTAATAATTTTTGTCTAAGATCGTTACGTTTATAGGCTATAATTTTACGTTTATAAATTTTTCTCGCAGAGGGAAATAGTTATGAAATAATATAGGTATACGTTTTAATTAGAAGAATAGAATTGAGGTATTTCATGTGTGAGGATATCCGTATTGGTGGAAACCTACAATTAGGAGACAATTTGAGAATTCTTCGTAAAGAGCGAAATCTTTCAGAACGTGAAGTTTCAAATATGCTGCATGTTGATATAACAACAATTTCAAAGTATGAACATAATACAAGAACGCCAGATATTTACACGATGATTAAATTCGCTGATGTTTACGATGTCAGTTTGGACAAACTAGTAGGTAGAAAACCTAAAACAAAATAAATAAAATAGGAAATCGCTTAATTGTGCGGTTTCCTATTTTATTTTAATTTTTTCTCTAGCGAGTTCATCAACTCACGACTCTTTCTAAATGAAACTTTACAAGTGGAGTGATCTATAAAGGTCAAGATTCGACTTTTACTGTCGTAAGCTTTGGCGTTGTCTAAATTGACTAGGTAACTACGATCACAACGAAACAGATTTGGGTACTTAGTTTCTAGTGAATTAAGAGATTCCATGAATGATCCACGTTGATTCTTTGTAATAAACGTTACTCGACCAGGGGAGGTCGTTTCGGTGAACAACATGATCACATCGTCCATTAGGACTGAAAAGAAGCGACTACCAATTTTGTAATTCAAAAGATTACGAGAATGATGTACGAAGTTTTCAAAGTAATGTTGGGCTAGAGCAATGTCATTGTTGATACTTTTCTTGATAGAATCCATCCCCTTGTTCTTGATGATATAATCCAGTGGCGCAATTCTTCTTTCAAGAGTTATCAAAGTTAGTTCATCATGAGTGGTGATAAAGACTATCTGTGCTAAAGGCATAGCTTGTTTTATCTTTTCAGCAGCCTCTAGACCAGCAATTTCATTAGCGGCTATTTCC
This region includes:
- a CDS encoding CamS family sex pheromone protein; translated protein: MKKFIKATALVIMCSLLLTACGNLQDSGLSSGGSDSSSKSTVQTASSSDTSSYDVLMSNGKYKTSAISGITASDNSNTFNSRSFESGLLNLSKQQFSTNSYVFQEGQVLSAATVTDWLGRKSKKNPTGLNPASNGSKSETKRAPMYFQQMLEEDYLQKQDGKYKLAGISIGIAMNKIDYYQKKQYGATYQTTITREEQKTEGQRVAKEVVKRLRKRSNVGNIPITVGLYSVAPEDTLVGGTYFQYSVSKSGDLGNFKDLGYKNQVLPVVNDETAINSGDSDSFSNFKDNIQDYFPNLSGVTAQAHYDGTTLKSMDITINTQFDGLAQVTSFTQFVQQSASKYLPTNVDLDINIQTVDSQQAVVTRTNNKFYTHVLDAD
- the gatC gene encoding Asp-tRNA(Asn)/Glu-tRNA(Gln) amidotransferase subunit GatC, whose product is MISKSETLHVAELANLKLKDDEVDSFVSQLGKIVDMESNLASVDTEGVKPTYNMGDTSTTFREDKGIRTQTREQMFENVPESEDNLIKVPTIVEKEEDE
- the gatA gene encoding Asp-tRNA(Asn)/Glu-tRNA(Gln) amidotransferase subunit GatA, translating into MNYLNETIDSLHKKLANKELTSKELTDQTIDGIKDKEKDIAAFITVNDSASKIAEGIDKDGIKNSLSGIPIAIKDNIVSNGIKTTAASKILYNFMPVYSATVLEKLEASGAINIGKTNMDEFAMGSSTETSFFGDTHNPWNLDKVPGGSSGGSAAAVASGEVIAALGTDTGGSIRQPASFNGIFGIKPTYGRVSRWGVIAFASSLDQVGVMSKRVEDSAEVLSTIAGHDEHDSTSSEKEVPDYRADLNKDMTGVRIAVPKEFWHEGTNPEVIKKVNEAIETYKKLGASVDEVSLPALKHAVEVYYVLASSEASSNLQRYDGVRYGFRAKDVKNIKDLFVNSRSEGFGTEVKRRIMLGTFSLSAGAYDAYFKKAAQVRTLFIEEMSKVLEDHDLIMGPSTTSTAFKIGDKIDDPLAMYMNDILTIPANLAGLPAASVPAGLAEGMPVGLQIMAKPFNEQAIFNAAYALQEENKFYEQIPTALKGED
- the gatB gene encoding Asp-tRNA(Asn)/Glu-tRNA(Gln) amidotransferase subunit GatB, with amino-acid sequence MNFETTIGLEVHVELKTKSKMFSPSPVAYGAESNINTNVIDFGFPGTLPTVNKEGYRLGIMVALALNAQVENHTHFDRKNYFYPDNPKAYQLTQSDKPLAHDGYIEINVDGKKKKIGIAELHVEEDAGKNTHGTDGYSYVDLNRQGTPLIEIVSRADMHSPEEAYQYLEKLRQIVQFTGASDVKMEEGSMRVDTNISITPVGSDTYGTKVELKNLNSFNYVKLGLAYEEKRQAAVLKNGGKIEQETRRFDEKSGETVLMRVKSGADDYRYFPEPDLPDFEIKPEWVEEIEATLPEPAQERRERYIKDLGIPEYDAGVITDTKEMSDFFDDAVSFGANPKLISNWLMGEVNAYLNEKRVGLLDTKLTPEHLSTMIKLISDGTISSKIAKKVFQETISNGTEPEGWVKEKGMVQESDPAVLKPMIMGILDNNQQSIDDFKNGKDRAVGFLIGQIMKQTHGQANPKVVNKILMAELNNR
- a CDS encoding diacylglycerol kinase, yielding MRARLIYNPSSGHETLRNNVGDILNIIEKAGYEASAFRTTPKDNSAQDEANRVAKEGFDLIIAAGGDGTINEVVNGISGLEKRPELAIIPAGTTNDYARALKIPRDDVVEAAKVILKGQKMPIDVGKAGKNYFINIAGGGSMTELTYEVPSAYKSILGYLAYLVKGAEMLPRISPIDMHIEYDEGVFDGKATMFLIGLTNSIGGMEQIAPNSVIGDGTFSLIIVKETNLRDLVHLIALVLNGGRHVYNPKIIYTKTKNLSVKANDDNRIMVNLDGEYGGDAPMEFTNLHRHLNVYANVDSIPLKALDIPTLAEKDAGEKIIEEEKKLDE
- the rlmD gene encoding 23S rRNA (uracil(1939)-C(5))-methyltransferase RlmD translates to MEKPNINKNDRLELTIQDLSYEGKGVAKVDDFTLFVDNALPGEVVNAVILKVGKSYGFAKALDIIKKSPNRVEDIDNVYVRTGIAPLSHLKYSEQLKFKQKQIQVDFEKAGLDIDVNETLGMDDPFHYRNKAQVPVRQIDGQLTSGFYRRHSHDLIPMDNFLIQDEKIDAEITRVRDILRKYKVRGFDEAKNKGQIRTIMVRRAYYTNEMMVVLVSRVRDVSHYKAIAEEIMANKEVKSLYLNINSKVTNVILGRDMLLLAGSPYIDDEILGHTYRISPRSFYQVNPTQTQRLYKLAVDKAELTGKEIVVDAYSGIGTIGLSLADKAKQVTGIEMVADAVKDAKQNAEINDIKNADFIVGKTESVLNDWAKDKKKVDVLMVDPPRKGLDNSLIESINNIKPKKIVYISCNPATLARDLKLLSDTYEIGDATPVDMFPMTNHIESVTKLTRK
- a CDS encoding sensor histidine kinase, encoding MPYIKTNLELIENFFILFVTLQLLHFFIKKFKYYYLINDFFLSFAFALLGLYVNALFLLLFVLFLIAIHIFRNKPHSLNYNEGIIIVLAMNIQLILFNLSNYIISLIVYFHIRYWDIYLGQFQNTTLPLVLVINLILVFILVSIVNILDRQIMQIQNDILRYQLGKRIFISLFILLLIFMTILIISDIQKVTPLIKMSMILSFTFMTMFTYLQTIIAIQSYTMRKEAVEATERIKELDDYLTGSQQQYEELRKFKHDFQNILLSLGQVVDGQSSEEIKRYYHELMNQQSNFKIVQTSKLRELQSIKSKPLQSLLTQKFFIAKSKGINIHFELNDSDYEIKENDLSIIRIVGILIDNAIEYVQTIDKKDFTCAFMKSSETIEITIANQLADAININQIFKTGYSTKSDHQGYGLANVSNITDNSSNLFMDTKIVNNYIMMTLIVLQNQEV
- a CDS encoding helix-turn-helix domain-containing protein, coding for MCEDIRIGGNLQLGDNLRILRKERNLSEREVSNMLHVDITTISKYEHNTRTPDIYTMIKFADVYDVSLDKLVGRKPKTK
- a CDS encoding response regulator transcription factor, with the translated sequence MLPIYLLEDDEVQRNNYSEFINNSIMINASDMELKLATDTTEELFNSCKNETKGLFFLDMEIAANEIAGLEAAEKIKQAMPLAQIVFITTHDELTLITLERRIAPLDYIIKNKGMDSIKKSINNDIALAQHYFENFVHHSRNLLNYKIGSRFFSVLMDDVIMLFTETTSPGRVTFITKNQRGSFMESLNSLETKYPNLFRCDRSYLVNLDNAKAYDSKSRILTFIDHSTCKVSFRKSRELMNSLEKKLK